The following are from one region of the Vitis riparia cultivar Riparia Gloire de Montpellier isolate 1030 chromosome 14, EGFV_Vit.rip_1.0, whole genome shotgun sequence genome:
- the LOC117930522 gene encoding uncharacterized protein LOC117930522 yields the protein MPPRRPASSQNSQANDDIPPPLEALPPMSTEGLYRYLGTLAGLVERQARATGSNGQRQSSSTRSSSFDDFKKLGPPYFSGTSDPTEAEAWIMKIEKFFDVIDCSEEQKASYAAFMLDKEADHWWRMIKRLLEDQGPIVWSQFREAFYKKYFPDSVRRQKVGEFVHLKQGDLTVAQYEAKFTELSQVVDRALIAEKDNEELHQYREQQRKRNRNDGAHGNQAQKRSTPSRNQNKGKAAQNLDGICPTCGKKHGESRKFVFGKPKEENKDDRQKPRAQGRVFAMTHRDAQATSDVVTASYHASVDCFGKKVTFSIPGQPDFSFEGKHVDKPLRVISALRASYLLRKGCQDFLAYVVNEKNDLKLEDIPIVRDYPDVFPDDLPGLPLEREVEFTIDLAPRTAPISKAPYRMAPMELKELKIQLQELLDKGFIRPSVSPWGAPVLFVKKKYGSMRLCIDYRELNKVTVRNREEHERHLSIILQTLRDKRLYAKLKKCEFWLDRVSFLRHVVTKDGISVDLGKVDVVSNWRKPTTVTEIRSFLGLAGYYRRFIEGFSKITLPLTSLTQKGVKFEWFRKVYGV from the exons ATGCCACCAAGGAGACCTGCATCTTCCCAAAATAGTCAGGCTAATGATGATATACCTCCTCCACTTGAGGCTTTGCCCCCTATGAGTACTGAAGGGCTTTATAGATATTTAGGGACTTTGGCTGGCTTGGTTGAGCGTCAGGCTAGAGCTACTGGAAGTAATGGTCAAAGACAATCCTCATCTACTAGGAGTAGCTCCTTTGATGACTTTAAGAAGTTGGGTCCCCCTTACTTTTCTGGTACTTCAGATCCAACAGAGGCAGAGGCTTGGATTATGAAgatagagaaattctttgatgtcattGATTGTTCTGAGGAGCAAAAAGCCTCATATGCAGCATTTATGCTAGATAAAGAGGCAGACCATTGGTGGCGCATGATTAAGAGGCTTTTGGAGGATCAGGGGCCTATTGTTTGGAGTCAGTTTAGGGAGGCTTTTTATAAGAAGTACTTTCCTGACAGTGTTCGACGACAAAAGGTGGGAGAGTTTGTCCATTTGAAACAGGGGGATTTGACTGTGGCCCAATATGAGGCTAAGTTTACTGAACTATCAC AGGTGGTAGACAGAGCCCTTATTGCAGAGAAGGATAATGAAGAGCTTCACCAGTATAgggaacaacaaaggaagaggaatagaaatgatggtgctcatggtaacCAAGCACAGAAAAGGTCTACTCCAAGtagaaatcagaataaaggaAAAGCAGCACAAAATTTAGATGGgatttgtcctacttgtggcAAGAAGCATGGAg AGAGTAGGAAGTTTGTATTTGGGAAACCTAAAGAGGAGAATAAAGATGATAGACAGAAACCCAGGGCTCAAGGGCGGGTATTTGCTATGACTCATAGAGATGCTCAAGCTACGTCTGATGTAGTGACAG cttctTATCATGCTTCTGTTGATTGTTTTGGGAAAAAAGTGACTTTTAGCATTCCTGGTCAACCTGATTTTAGTTTTGAGGGGAAGCATGTGGACAAACCACTGCGTGTGATATCAGCCTTACGAGCTAGTTATTTGCTTAGGAAAGGTTGTCAAGACTTTTTAGCTTATGTTGtgaatgagaaaaatgatttaaagttggaagacatacccATTGTAAGGGACtatcctgatgtctttccaGATGATCTACCTGGCTTGCCACTAGAGAGGGAGGTGGAGTTCACCATTGATTTGGCACCAAGGACAGCTCCTATCTCTAAGGCCCCTTATAGGATGGCACCTatggagcttaaggagttgaagatTCAACTCCAAGAGTTGTTAGATAAGGGCTTCATTAGGCCTAGTGTTTCACCCTGGGGAGCTCCtgttttatttgtaaagaaaaagTATGGATCTATGAGACTCTGCATTGATTATAgagagttgaataaggtgacgGTGAGAAACAG GGAGGAGCATGAGCGTCATTTGAGTATCATATTACAGACTCTCAGAGATAAGCGATTGTATGCTAAACTCAAGAAGTGTGAGTTCTGGTTAGACAGAGTTTCTTTCCTTAGGCATGTGGTGACCAAGGATGGCATCTCAGTTGATCTTGGAAAGGTAGATGTTGTGTCAAATTGGAGGAAACCTACTACTGTGACTgagattcgaagtttcttgggactggCTGGTTATTATAGGCGGTTTATTGAGGGGTTCTCTAAGATTACCCTACCTCTAACCAGTTTGACTCAGAAAggggttaagtttgagtg gtTCAGGAAGGTTTatggtgtatag